A part of Paenibacillus sp. sptzw28 genomic DNA contains:
- a CDS encoding AraC family transcriptional regulator, with amino-acid sequence MKRTDMGILNELSEFITLRMKSFWEPVHDGNWIEHKAHIDYDLWFIQSGTTKITVDGIEHTATPGDVVFFYPGVPYMAATIEEGCRFIYIHFDFGIGEQQRILSDFNLSGIIPKGLIREEATLFGKSFLQSNQLNNMPGNRLYLKACLTAVIAKIIELHGQGRYIGTFTNGRITRKSEKNLDVLQPVFTYINAHLHQSIKMNELAALVGISEKYFIAYFKKALGITPVQYIYQIKMNRARDYLYEKKYTVSTNRRLSRLSRSIHVFQGI; translated from the coding sequence ATGAAACGGACGGACATGGGAATTCTCAACGAGTTGTCGGAATTCATCACGCTTCGCATGAAATCGTTCTGGGAGCCGGTTCACGATGGTAATTGGATCGAGCACAAGGCGCATATCGACTATGATCTTTGGTTCATCCAATCCGGAACGACCAAAATCACGGTAGATGGAATCGAACATACGGCCACTCCGGGAGACGTGGTCTTTTTTTACCCTGGGGTTCCCTATATGGCAGCTACCATCGAAGAAGGTTGTCGATTTATTTATATTCATTTCGATTTCGGAATCGGGGAGCAGCAGCGAATTCTGAGCGATTTTAATCTCTCGGGAATCATACCGAAGGGTCTGATCCGGGAGGAAGCCACCCTTTTCGGCAAATCCTTCCTTCAATCGAATCAGCTAAACAACATGCCGGGAAACCGTTTGTATTTGAAGGCTTGCCTGACGGCCGTTATTGCAAAAATAATTGAACTCCATGGACAAGGCCGATATATCGGAACATTTACGAACGGGAGAATCACAAGGAAATCCGAAAAAAATCTTGACGTTTTGCAGCCAGTATTCACATACATTAACGCCCACCTGCACCAATCTATAAAAATGAACGAACTTGCAGCGCTTGTTGGCATATCGGAAAAATATTTTATCGCTTATTTCAAAAAGGCCTTAGGAATCACTCCAGTCCAATACATTTACCAAATCAAAATGAACCGGGCGAGAGATTATCTCTATGAGAAAAAATATACGGTTTCAACAAATCGCCGGCTTTCTCGGTTATCCCGATCCATTCACGTTTTCCAAGGCATTTAA
- a CDS encoding HAD family phosphatase, with the protein MKKYILFDHDGVLVDTEFWYYKAGKRALADIGFTLDKDQYLRDMTQSLGTWSQARAAGIDEQTISKQREVRNVYYQEYLRTKAIEIEGVVETLAELSMYVRMAIVTTAKRADFQLIHEKRQIRQFMEFVLVREDYERTKPHPEPYLTGLKRFGATKEETLVVEDSNRGLNSAVAAGIDCAIVHNDFTKTHDFSQASYRIKTLIELKDIILNVT; encoded by the coding sequence ATGAAAAAGTACATACTCTTCGATCATGATGGTGTTCTGGTTGATACTGAATTCTGGTATTACAAAGCGGGAAAACGCGCTCTGGCTGACATTGGATTTACCTTGGATAAAGATCAATACCTCCGCGACATGACCCAGTCATTGGGCACTTGGTCCCAAGCTAGGGCGGCAGGTATTGATGAACAGACCATCAGCAAGCAGCGTGAGGTCCGCAACGTCTATTATCAGGAATATCTAAGAACAAAAGCCATAGAGATTGAAGGCGTAGTTGAAACTCTAGCCGAACTGTCAATGTACGTCCGCATGGCCATCGTGACGACTGCAAAACGTGCGGATTTTCAGCTTATTCATGAAAAGCGCCAGATTAGACAATTCATGGAATTCGTCCTTGTTCGCGAAGACTACGAGCGCACCAAGCCGCACCCGGAACCATACTTGACCGGCCTAAAGCGCTTCGGAGCTACCAAAGAAGAGACCCTGGTTGTAGAGGATTCAAACAGAGGGTTGAACTCAGCCGTGGCGGCTGGTATCGACTGTGCTATTGTCCATAACGACTTCACAAAAACACATGACTTCTCACAGGCCAGCTATCGAATCAAGACTCTGATTGAACTAAAGGACATTATCCTGAATGTAACCTGA
- a CDS encoding phosphotransferase, which translates to MQAAATTKCIRRLRRRPNYGTTFLSNPYPFGSEYAEPEGKIKHDIRRAQYLPEADKVAVMAQLDQLPMKQQFCHGDPNPGNILLRDNDAVIIDWNNASTGNPEADLAEYIIMIRYAILPPHLPCEASVVLNATREASIRIFMEEYQRLSSIGYADIEPWIAPIAARKLVADAISEEEKNLLVNEIRRRLHSKCS; encoded by the coding sequence ATCCAAGCTGCAGCAACCACTAAATGTATTCGACGACTACGTCGACGCCCGAATTACGGCACGACTTTTTTATCAAATCCATACCCATTCGGTTCCGAATATGCCGAGCCAGAGGGAAAAATCAAGCATGACATTCGTCGTGCGCAATATTTGCCTGAGGCCGACAAAGTAGCAGTGATGGCCCAATTGGATCAATTGCCGATGAAGCAGCAGTTCTGTCATGGAGATCCGAACCCGGGCAACATACTGCTCCGGGATAACGATGCGGTCATAATTGACTGGAACAATGCTTCGACCGGGAATCCGGAAGCAGACTTGGCCGAATACATCATTATGATTCGATATGCGATATTGCCCCCGCATCTGCCATGTGAAGCGAGTGTCGTTCTTAATGCAACGCGGGAGGCAAGCATTCGCATCTTTATGGAGGAATACCAAAGGCTGTCCAGCATTGGTTATGCAGACATTGAGCCTTGGATTGCTCCTATTGCAGCACGCAAACTAGTCGCCGATGCAATATCCGAAGAGGAGAAAAATTTGCTCGTGAATGAGATTAGAAGAAGGCTCCATAGCAAGTGCAGCTAG
- a CDS encoding TetR/AcrR family transcriptional regulator, producing MLLFVEEEEMPPRAELTKEKVLTAAFELVRKQGFEAITARNVAQALKCSTQPIYSLYDSIEDLKTSVYDKATEFARNSMMEYQDSANSPALNITIGFLYFAQNEKQLFRTLYLSGYRKYNPHTDQFLGEELTTFYMRHSKRLHDVSDHQLKRIFLKLTIYLIGIGTLLNSQTLELDINEAIEMIREMYEMLLQKEGLTY from the coding sequence ATGTTATTATTTGTGGAGGAAGAAGAGATGCCGCCAAGAGCAGAGCTAACGAAAGAAAAAGTTTTAACCGCCGCGTTTGAGCTCGTTCGAAAGCAAGGATTTGAGGCTATAACCGCGAGAAACGTCGCTCAGGCGCTCAAATGCTCCACCCAGCCTATTTATAGCCTCTATGACAGCATTGAAGATCTGAAAACGAGCGTATACGACAAAGCAACCGAGTTTGCGCGCAATAGTATGATGGAGTATCAGGACAGCGCCAATTCTCCCGCTCTGAACATTACCATCGGTTTCCTGTACTTCGCACAGAATGAGAAGCAACTGTTTAGAACCTTATATCTTTCCGGATACAGAAAATACAATCCGCACACTGATCAATTTTTAGGAGAAGAATTAACCACCTTCTATATGCGTCACAGCAAGCGGCTTCATGACGTATCAGACCATCAACTCAAGCGCATTTTCTTAAAGTTAACGATCTATTTAATCGGCATTGGAACGCTTCTTAATTCCCAAACTTTGGAACTGGACATTAACGAAGCAATTGAAATGATACGAGAAATGTACGAGATGTTGCTGCAAAAAGAAGGTCTCACTTATTAA
- a CDS encoding NUDIX hydrolase — protein sequence MDQMPKGGIAMGYIQNIRKKIGHDRLIAVGAGVFVYKDGKVLLQKRKDNLCWALHGGIVEIGEVVEDAAKRELFEETGLVANKLELLGIFSGDDRMYTYPNGDEVYLIGIVFVCYDFSGKLLSETDETLELKWFDIDNLPKEISPPNIKPLETFVKFFKRT from the coding sequence ATGGACCAAATGCCGAAAGGTGGAATAGCGATGGGGTACATACAAAACATACGAAAAAAAATTGGCCATGATAGGTTAATTGCTGTGGGAGCAGGTGTCTTCGTTTATAAAGATGGAAAAGTGCTTCTACAGAAACGAAAAGATAATTTGTGTTGGGCATTGCATGGTGGCATTGTTGAAATAGGTGAAGTAGTCGAAGACGCTGCAAAACGTGAGCTATTTGAGGAAACAGGCTTAGTTGCCAATAAACTTGAGCTTTTAGGGATTTTTTCAGGGGATGATAGGATGTACACATACCCCAACGGCGATGAAGTATATTTAATCGGAATCGTTTTTGTATGTTATGATTTTTCAGGGAAGTTATTGTCCGAAACCGACGAAACTTTAGAACTTAAATGGTTTGATATCGATAATTTGCCAAAAGAAATAAGCCCCCCAAACATAAAGCCCTTGGAAACATTTGTTAAATTTTTTAAACGCACTTAG
- a CDS encoding AEC family transporter produces MNVLYLIIWQVIFPVFSLIVAGALLHRIFHFDMNTLSKLTTYFLMPAVSFTNIFESKIGGQSLFIILGFLLVQNLALMVMSSGVARAANFERSLSATFKNSVVLNNSGNFGLPVSQLVFHNNPLGASVQVVVSIFQNFVTYTYGLMNSVSVQSSGSKVLSEFLKLPTLYALAAGLLLNSLSVPIPDTIWNPINNVSNAFIAIALLTLGAQSAHLKINRISLPLLLSLIGRLVMSPCLAYVIILCFKLEGTIAQALFIASSFPTSRNSALFALEYNNHPEYAAQSVLLSTLLSSITVTIAVYLSKIIF; encoded by the coding sequence ATGAACGTACTATACCTCATTATTTGGCAAGTTATTTTTCCCGTTTTTTCCCTTATTGTCGCCGGCGCGTTACTGCACCGCATTTTTCACTTCGATATGAATACGTTATCGAAATTGACGACTTATTTTCTTATGCCGGCAGTTAGCTTCACAAACATCTTCGAAAGTAAAATCGGCGGGCAATCGCTGTTTATCATCCTCGGTTTCTTGCTCGTTCAAAACCTCGCTTTAATGGTAATGTCGTCAGGCGTCGCGAGAGCGGCCAACTTCGAAAGAAGTCTGTCCGCGACGTTTAAGAACAGCGTTGTGCTGAATAACTCGGGAAACTTCGGCCTCCCGGTCAGCCAGCTTGTCTTTCACAACAATCCGCTTGGAGCATCGGTCCAGGTCGTCGTCTCGATATTTCAGAATTTCGTTACCTATACCTACGGGCTGATGAATTCGGTATCCGTGCAGAGCAGCGGCTCCAAGGTGCTGTCGGAGTTTCTTAAACTGCCCACGTTGTATGCACTGGCGGCAGGCTTGCTGCTCAATTCGCTGTCCGTCCCTATCCCGGATACGATCTGGAATCCGATCAACAATGTTTCGAACGCTTTTATTGCCATCGCGCTTCTTACGCTTGGGGCGCAGAGCGCTCATCTGAAAATCAACCGGATTTCGCTACCGCTGCTGCTCAGCCTTATCGGCCGGTTAGTGATGTCCCCATGTCTTGCATATGTCATCATTTTATGCTTTAAATTGGAAGGGACGATCGCGCAGGCGTTGTTCATCGCAAGCTCGTTCCCAACATCAAGAAACAGCGCCTTGTTCGCGCTGGAGTATAACAATCACCCCGAGTACGCGGCACAATCGGTTTTGCTTTCGACGCTGCTTAGCAGCATTACCGTAACTATTGCGGTCTACTTGTCGAAGATAATATTTTGA
- a CDS encoding LysR family transcriptional regulator, translating into MDYQDWLIIKVLFEKKNITKAAQSLYISQPALTRRIQQMEQEFKVTIIHRGTRGVDFTPQGEYLAKSADEALEHLRHIKEATTNIGQEVRGTLRLGVSNYISKHKLPRLLKLFRELYPLVEYKVVTGWSREVFDLIYNQEIHIGIVRGDYQWPDAKLFLFEENICVASRERIELEQLPFMPRIEYQMDPLMKGIIDNWWSGTFSRPPLIGMEVDKGDTCTEMVINGLGYGILSSALVENVDGLHRIVVNDRQEQPIVRQTWMLYHEHALELNVIKCFVKFVETLDFQKDL; encoded by the coding sequence ATGGATTATCAGGATTGGCTGATCATTAAGGTGCTTTTTGAGAAGAAAAATATTACGAAGGCTGCCCAAAGCTTATATATTTCACAGCCAGCCTTGACGAGACGAATTCAACAGATGGAGCAGGAATTTAAAGTGACGATTATCCATCGCGGGACAAGAGGCGTCGATTTTACACCTCAAGGCGAATATTTGGCTAAAAGCGCCGATGAGGCACTGGAGCATCTTCGTCATATTAAAGAAGCGACGACCAATATCGGTCAAGAGGTTAGGGGAACGCTGCGTTTAGGGGTTTCGAACTATATTTCCAAACACAAGCTGCCGCGCCTGCTGAAGCTATTCCGTGAGTTATACCCTCTTGTGGAATACAAAGTGGTAACGGGTTGGAGCCGCGAGGTGTTCGATCTCATCTACAACCAGGAGATTCATATCGGCATCGTGCGCGGGGATTACCAGTGGCCGGACGCGAAGCTGTTTCTTTTCGAAGAAAATATTTGCGTTGCCTCGCGGGAGCGAATCGAGCTCGAGCAGCTGCCTTTCATGCCCCGGATCGAATACCAGATGGACCCGCTCATGAAAGGGATCATCGACAATTGGTGGAGTGGAACGTTCTCACGACCTCCGCTGATCGGCATGGAAGTGGACAAAGGGGATACCTGCACGGAAATGGTTATCAATGGGCTGGGCTACGGCATCCTCTCAAGTGCGCTGGTTGAGAACGTAGACGGCCTGCATAGAATCGTCGTAAACGATCGTCAGGAGCAGCCTATCGTCAGACAGACGTGGATGCTGTACCACGAGCATGCGCTCGAACTAAATGTGATCAAGTGTTTCGTGAAGTTCGTGGAGACGCTGGATTTTCAAAAGGACCTTTAA
- a CDS encoding NUDIX domain-containing protein codes for MAIVTDKKGNILLDIIEMKEEEIDNVNLDAPLTHSLIVVKFQESYLLMLNKWRKSWELPGGVIEQGETARECVIRELFEETNQTVDTVEFRGLMKFDLQPSFHGPKRMEYGALFFCEVEKLVDFIENDEADQIILWDGFSDIGYIEEIDKKLIELV; via the coding sequence TTGGCAATCGTAACTGATAAGAAAGGCAATATCCTTTTGGACATTATTGAGATGAAAGAAGAAGAGATCGACAACGTCAATCTAGACGCACCATTAACTCACTCATTAATTGTGGTCAAGTTTCAAGAGAGTTATCTCTTGATGCTAAACAAATGGAGAAAAAGCTGGGAGTTGCCTGGCGGTGTCATTGAACAAGGGGAAACGGCTAGAGAATGTGTGATAAGAGAACTTTTTGAAGAAACCAATCAAACGGTCGATACTGTCGAGTTCAGGGGTCTAATGAAATTCGATCTACAGCCAAGTTTTCACGGTCCAAAAAGAATGGAATATGGAGCATTATTCTTTTGTGAAGTAGAAAAGCTCGTTGATTTTATTGAAAATGATGAAGCGGATCAAATCATTTTATGGGACGGCTTCTCGGATATTGGATATATTGAGGAGATTGACAAAAAATTAATCGAGCTTGTCTGA
- a CDS encoding AraC family ligand binding domain-containing protein, with protein MGRHRHTGGSVLGYNIQGKWRYEGREWVAVPGTFIFKPPGDIHTLITEDEEVVTLLILGGSLQYFDENHQIIGQDDIYTFLNKYRVYCEYHGIETRDDLIY; from the coding sequence TTGGGAAGACACAGACACACCGGCGGATCGGTATTGGGCTATAATATTCAGGGCAAATGGAGATATGAAGGGCGCGAATGGGTTGCTGTTCCGGGAACCTTTATATTTAAACCACCAGGCGACATTCATACCCTTATTACAGAAGACGAAGAAGTAGTAACTCTTTTGATATTGGGTGGCTCTCTTCAATATTTTGATGAGAACCATCAAATTATTGGACAAGACGATATTTATACGTTCCTGAATAAATATAGAGTTTATTGCGAATATCATGGGATTGAAACGAGAGATGACCTTATTTATTAA
- a CDS encoding AAA family ATPase has protein sequence MENKLPLFIVTGASGSGKTYVVQELRRIMPDSDVFDPDNIVEFIGHDWEKMRNIWLRVARNIAQSGRMTIICGSMMPWDIEKCVDFPYFKHVYYINLHCNEETREKRLLERNWSEEMIQDHKNFAKALLDIADKNFNPPMTTIDTTDTDVTLVASQIKE, from the coding sequence ATGGAAAATAAATTGCCTTTATTTATCGTAACAGGCGCAAGTGGGTCAGGAAAAACATATGTCGTTCAAGAATTACGCAGAATAATGCCAGATTCTGATGTTTTTGACCCTGATAATATTGTTGAGTTTATCGGACATGATTGGGAGAAAATGCGGAATATTTGGCTTCGAGTTGCACGAAATATCGCTCAAAGTGGACGCATGACTATTATATGCGGGTCAATGATGCCTTGGGATATTGAAAAATGTGTGGATTTCCCTTATTTTAAGCATGTATATTACATAAACCTACACTGTAATGAAGAAACTCGTGAGAAACGCTTACTTGAAAGAAATTGGTCTGAGGAAATGATTCAGGACCACAAAAACTTTGCTAAGGCATTGCTTGATATTGCCGATAAGAACTTTAACCCACCTATGACTACTATTGATACAACGGATACTGATGTAACCTTAGTTGCATCTCAAATAAAAGAGTAG
- a CDS encoding YciI family protein, whose product MLFMLIVKASKNSEGANLPDPELIEAMTKYNEELVKAGVRVAAKGLHPSSNGIRISYPKPGEKPVVMDGPFTETKELIAGFILIDVKSREEAIEWAMRMPDPQGHGEGQIELRQVFEAPELSGEQ is encoded by the coding sequence ATGCTGTTTATGTTGATTGTCAAAGCCTCGAAGAATTCGGAAGGGGCAAATCTCCCGGACCCAGAGCTCATTGAAGCCATGACGAAGTACAATGAGGAATTAGTTAAGGCAGGCGTGCGGGTTGCGGCAAAAGGACTTCATCCAAGTTCAAATGGGATTCGTATTTCATATCCAAAACCAGGGGAAAAGCCGGTAGTTATGGATGGCCCATTTACGGAAACGAAAGAATTGATTGCCGGGTTCATTCTGATTGATGTGAAGTCGAGGGAAGAAGCAATCGAGTGGGCCATGCGGATGCCAGACCCGCAAGGACATGGGGAAGGTCAGATTGAATTGCGTCAAGTATTTGAGGCGCCGGAGTTGTCGGGGGAGCAATAA
- a CDS encoding RNA polymerase sigma factor encodes MKHFPMIQNVMSRGGEQWESNEMGKNEYLAILVNKYADMVLRLALTHLGNLADAQDVCQEVYIKLFKHHRPFNDAEHEKAWIIRVTINKCKDVIRSPWKKWFSTVDDIPLPIEHIESMEVVSSVLEIPRKYRMVIHLYYYEGYKTAEIAELLNRKEGTIRTQLKRAKELLKAKLMGGLDDDVEI; translated from the coding sequence ATGAAACATTTCCCCATGATTCAAAATGTTATGAGTAGAGGAGGGGAGCAATGGGAAAGCAACGAGATGGGTAAGAATGAATACTTAGCAATCTTGGTGAACAAATACGCCGACATGGTGCTGCGATTGGCACTAACCCACCTCGGAAACCTAGCGGATGCGCAGGATGTGTGTCAAGAGGTCTATATCAAGCTATTTAAGCACCACCGTCCCTTCAACGATGCCGAGCACGAGAAGGCTTGGATCATTCGAGTGACGATAAATAAGTGCAAAGACGTGATCAGAAGTCCGTGGAAGAAATGGTTCTCTACTGTTGACGATATACCACTGCCTATTGAGCATATCGAGAGTATGGAGGTAGTGTCCTCTGTTCTTGAGATCCCTCGGAAATACCGAATGGTCATTCATCTCTACTATTATGAAGGCTACAAAACAGCAGAGATTGCCGAGCTTCTGAATCGTAAAGAGGGCACGATTCGGACGCAACTGAAACGAGCAAAAGAGCTTCTGAAGGCAAAATTAATGGGAGGCTTGGACGATGACGTTGAGATCTAA
- a CDS encoding GDSL-type esterase/lipase family protein: MQRNFGILLTLILALTSLAALPATAATNTSSQCTKQAWVGTWMASPIQTVTGFADLTYRTTFNTHISGELVRVRLSNVFGQQPLTIDDVYVGRQLELAAVVPGTNKPVTFNGKRNVTIPAGAELWSDPVALSVPALSRVSVSIYAATATGRVTAHSSLYGDSDVGYLSVSGNHAAEEDGSSFIKPNTDWMIVNGLDVLTDGPAGTVVALGDSITDGFFSTQNQDKAWPDFLAKRLNDAEIPISVLNAGITGNMLVLNDPKNRGPRGLDRLERDVFSQTGVTDLIVLEGINDLAAGATVEQLIKGYRQVIDLAHKHGIRVHGGLLTPSGDETRPSVFRTHSTPEVQEKRHQINEWIKNSGEFDSIIDFESAVADPLFPEWWKPGTSYDNLHGNDLGYQLMAEAVPLSSFAGPRCLNISR; encoded by the coding sequence GTGCAACGAAATTTTGGTATTTTACTGACTCTGATTCTCGCCTTGACATCGCTTGCTGCTCTACCGGCCACAGCCGCGACGAACACGTCAAGCCAATGCACGAAGCAGGCATGGGTCGGAACCTGGATGGCCAGTCCGATCCAAACGGTAACCGGATTTGCCGACCTTACCTATCGCACCACATTTAATACTCATATCAGCGGCGAATTGGTGCGAGTGCGCTTGTCGAATGTTTTCGGTCAACAACCCTTGACGATTGATGATGTGTACGTAGGGCGTCAATTGGAATTGGCCGCAGTCGTTCCCGGTACCAATAAGCCAGTAACCTTTAACGGGAAAAGGAACGTAACGATACCGGCGGGAGCCGAGTTATGGAGTGATCCCGTGGCGCTGTCGGTGCCGGCACTCTCCCGGGTTTCGGTGAGCATTTACGCCGCTACAGCTACAGGTAGGGTAACCGCTCATTCATCTCTTTACGGGGATAGCGACGTAGGGTATTTGTCCGTCTCTGGCAACCATGCCGCTGAGGAAGACGGAAGCTCATTCATTAAACCGAATACCGATTGGATGATTGTTAACGGCTTGGATGTCCTTACCGACGGCCCGGCCGGTACAGTGGTCGCACTTGGGGATTCTATCACCGACGGCTTCTTCTCTACACAGAATCAAGATAAGGCTTGGCCGGATTTTTTAGCAAAAAGGCTGAACGACGCCGAGATCCCTATATCTGTTTTAAATGCGGGCATTACAGGAAACATGTTGGTCTTGAATGATCCTAAAAATCGTGGGCCAAGAGGACTTGACCGCCTGGAACGCGATGTGTTCTCACAAACTGGGGTTACAGACTTGATCGTGCTCGAGGGGATTAATGACCTCGCCGCAGGAGCTACTGTCGAGCAGTTGATTAAGGGTTATCGTCAAGTGATCGATTTGGCGCATAAGCATGGTATCCGCGTCCACGGAGGCTTGCTTACGCCTTCCGGCGACGAGACAAGACCGAGCGTATTCAGAACTCATAGTACGCCAGAGGTGCAAGAGAAACGACACCAAATCAATGAATGGATCAAAAATTCAGGTGAGTTTGACAGTATTATTGACTTTGAAAGCGCTGTTGCTGATCCCTTGTTCCCTGAGTGGTGGAAACCCGGCACCAGTTATGACAACCTTCATGGCAACGACTTAGGATACCAATTGATGGCTGAGGCTGTACCGCTCTCAAGCTTTGCAGGCCCACGTTGTCTTAATATATCTCGCTAG